The following are from one region of the Hydrogenimonas sp. SS33 genome:
- the cysK gene encoding cysteine synthase A translates to MKIANDVTELIGNTPLVRLNFASRETGCTILGKCEFMNPGGSVKDRIGRNMVLQALERGVIDQKSTIIEPTSGNTGIALASVCAARGIRLILTMPESMSLERRKLLAALGAELVLTPAAEGMKGAIAKAEALQREIPGAVILQQFENPDNPDAHRHTTAREILRDTDGNVDIFVAAVGTGGTITGTGETLKAHLPGLKIYAVEPRKSPVLAGGRPGPHKIQGIGAGFVPKILDTQVYEEVIEIDDETAFATSRRIAKEEGLLAGISSGANVAAAMEVASRPENRGKVIVTILCDTGERYLSTELFGS, encoded by the coding sequence ATGAAGATCGCCAACGACGTGACGGAGCTCATCGGCAACACCCCTCTGGTACGGCTCAATTTCGCCTCCCGGGAGACGGGGTGCACGATTCTGGGCAAGTGTGAATTCATGAACCCCGGCGGATCGGTGAAGGACCGGATCGGGCGGAACATGGTGCTCCAGGCGCTGGAGCGGGGCGTCATCGACCAAAAGAGCACGATCATCGAGCCGACCAGCGGCAATACCGGCATCGCCCTCGCTTCCGTCTGTGCGGCGCGGGGGATTCGCCTCATTCTCACGATGCCCGAATCTATGAGCCTGGAGCGACGGAAACTCCTTGCGGCCCTGGGGGCGGAGCTGGTCCTCACGCCGGCGGCGGAGGGGATGAAAGGGGCGATCGCCAAAGCCGAAGCGCTGCAGCGGGAGATTCCCGGTGCCGTCATTTTGCAGCAGTTCGAAAACCCGGACAACCCCGACGCCCACCGCCACACCACCGCCCGGGAGATCCTGCGCGATACCGACGGCAACGTCGACATCTTCGTCGCCGCCGTGGGCACCGGCGGAACCATCACCGGTACCGGCGAGACGCTCAAAGCCCACCTGCCCGGCCTGAAAATCTACGCCGTGGAGCCCAGAAAATCCCCGGTCCTCGCCGGCGGCCGGCCCGGCCCCCACAAAATCCAGGGGATCGGCGCCGGGTTCGTGCCGAAAATTCTTGATACGCAGGTGTACGAAGAGGTGATCGAGATCGACGATGAAACCGCCTTTGCCACCAGCCGGCGCATCGCGAAAGAGGAGGGGCTGCTGGCCGGCATCTCCTCCGGCGCCAACGTGGCCGCGGCGATGGAAGTGGCATCCCGCCCCGAAAACCGGGGCAAAGTCATCGTCACGATTTTGTGCGATACGGGAGAGCGCTATTTGAGTACGGAGTTGTTTGGGAGTTAG
- a CDS encoding aminotransferase class IV family protein — protein MLLETICIHNGAIQNLSLHQARLNRSQAALFDDYEAIDLGRFIHPPSGSGTLKCRVTYGRELFDVVFEPYRPRAVRHLKPMEARIDYAHKYSDREALDDLFAQRGEADDILILRNGYVTDTSVANIAFLKEGRWYTPRLPLLRGTTRERLVRSGFLTPRDIRIEEVDQFEAFALLNAMIGFLPVKNGRIG, from the coding sequence ATGTTACTTGAAACCATCTGCATCCACAACGGTGCCATCCAGAACCTTTCTCTTCACCAGGCGCGGCTGAACCGCAGCCAGGCGGCGCTTTTCGACGACTACGAAGCGATCGACCTGGGGCGTTTTATCCATCCGCCTTCGGGAAGCGGAACCCTCAAGTGCCGGGTAACCTACGGACGGGAGCTCTTCGACGTAGTCTTCGAACCCTACCGTCCCCGTGCGGTCAGGCACCTCAAACCGATGGAAGCCCGTATAGACTACGCCCACAAATACAGCGACCGGGAGGCCCTGGACGACCTTTTTGCGCAGCGGGGGGAAGCGGACGACATTCTGATTCTGCGCAACGGGTATGTCACCGACACCAGTGTCGCCAATATCGCCTTTCTGAAAGAGGGGCGTTGGTACACCCCCAGGCTGCCCCTGCTGCGGGGGACAACCCGGGAGCGGCTGGTGCGCAGCGGCTTTTTGACGCCGCGGGATATCCGCATCGAAGAGGTAGATCAGTTCGAAGCCTTCGCCCTGCTCAACGCCATGATCGGCTTTCTGCCCGTGAAAAATGGTAGAATTGGGTAA
- a CDS encoding LysR family transcriptional regulator produces the protein MLKDFAKLETFLTVVREHSFSKASAKLGISQPAVTQQIKFIEKYLDCKVIERKKNGVILTKEGEDLYRIALRLEKCINNAERDLMKIINKEITFRIGASFTIGNFIIPGKCLNNIKNVIHNDVQIKVEVSRQVIDDILNRQVDLGLIESPVFEDEIIYREWLEDELVIFSNQPLPKSLKPEELGNYRWICRDEASHTRRLVKEVFEEIGVECKSFDVLYEVDSSATLKAAILKAEKDDGKPPVVSFISRVAIADEVENGQLFESRIRGHRIKRKLYIAYSKERKHDAFIENVVGYLQQNKC, from the coding sequence ATGCTGAAAGATTTTGCGAAACTCGAAACCTTCTTGACCGTCGTACGGGAGCACAGTTTTTCCAAAGCCTCCGCGAAGCTGGGCATTTCCCAGCCGGCGGTCACCCAGCAGATCAAATTTATCGAGAAGTATCTCGACTGCAAGGTGATCGAACGGAAGAAAAACGGCGTCATTCTGACCAAGGAGGGGGAGGACCTCTACCGCATCGCCCTGCGGCTGGAAAAGTGTATCAACAACGCCGAGCGGGATCTGATGAAGATCATCAACAAGGAGATCACCTTCCGCATCGGCGCCTCCTTTACCATCGGCAACTTCATTATTCCGGGAAAATGCCTCAACAATATCAAAAACGTCATACACAACGACGTGCAGATCAAGGTGGAGGTCTCCCGGCAGGTGATCGACGACATTCTCAACCGGCAGGTGGATCTCGGCCTCATCGAATCGCCGGTTTTCGAGGATGAGATCATCTACAGGGAGTGGCTGGAAGACGAACTGGTCATCTTCAGCAACCAGCCCCTGCCCAAATCGCTCAAACCCGAAGAGCTGGGAAACTACCGATGGATCTGCCGCGACGAAGCTTCCCATACCAGAAGGCTCGTCAAGGAGGTTTTCGAAGAGATCGGGGTCGAGTGCAAGAGCTTCGACGTGCTCTACGAAGTGGACAGTTCCGCCACGCTCAAAGCGGCCATTCTCAAAGCGGAAAAGGATGACGGCAAACCGCCGGTGGTCTCTTTCATCTCCCGCGTCGCCATCGCCGACGAGGTGGAGAACGGCCAGCTCTTCGAGTCACGCATCCGGGGACACCGCATCAAACGCAAACTCTACATCGCCTACTCGAAAGAGCGAAAACACGATGCCTTCATCGAAAATGTGGTGGGGTATCTGCAGCAGAACAAGTGCTGA
- a CDS encoding UvrD-helicase domain-containing protein yields MDKILDQLNEAQQEAAKHIDGPMLILAGAGSGKTKTITTRLAYLLSLGIDPANTLTLTFTNKAASEMRERALAMIDNPVYPPLLCTFHKFGLLFLKFNIEKLGRKNDFVVIDTDDKKRIIKQIDKELPTALVASEISRYKNSLIKPDQAIAQAEHPQYKKIAAIYKTYQEYIVENNLVDFDDLLMLTYELLDTHNDLRRATSERYRYIMVDEYQDTNELQLQLLMKLCDTHTNLCVVGDDDQSIYGWRGANIRNILEFEKMFDDTRVVKLENNYRSTSEILEAANLLIQHNRNRLGKVLKSTKGSGKPVEIFQSADENEESDKIARAVKQLIDSGVPAGEIAVLYRINALSRSLEEGLGRAGIAYQLVGGVRFYERAEIKDAISYLRIIANSHDDFSFKRVINRPKRGIGKATVDKIEKAAYEKRLSLYQFLSETPKSELSKLLSKKAYASINRFINDLEILQETLEHSIMGFIDQFDKTIGLKEYYASLPDGMERVLNLDEFYGLFRDMVKKNPDLTLDAFLNEISLQSDQDQIKGEQISIMSVHASKGLEFTHLFVIGMEEEFFPLLGDGCDMEEERRLGYVAMTRAKESLTLSTVQSRFHKGRRKHLEKSRFLTEAGLLKGALSIEKSTGYKKGDLVKHKLFGIGRVLEVTRAGRDYKLKINFGGNRRDILSSFVEKV; encoded by the coding sequence ATGGACAAGATTCTCGATCAACTCAACGAAGCCCAGCAGGAAGCGGCGAAGCATATCGACGGGCCCATGCTCATTCTCGCGGGCGCCGGCAGCGGCAAGACCAAAACCATCACGACCCGCCTGGCCTACCTCCTCTCCCTGGGTATCGACCCCGCCAACACCCTGACGCTGACTTTTACCAACAAGGCCGCCTCCGAAATGCGCGAACGCGCCCTCGCCATGATCGACAATCCCGTCTACCCGCCCCTTCTTTGCACCTTCCACAAATTCGGCCTCCTTTTTCTGAAATTCAATATCGAAAAACTGGGGCGCAAGAACGATTTCGTCGTCATCGACACCGACGACAAGAAGCGGATCATCAAGCAGATCGACAAGGAGCTGCCCACGGCCCTCGTCGCCAGCGAAATCTCCCGCTACAAAAACTCCCTCATCAAACCCGACCAGGCGATCGCCCAGGCGGAGCACCCCCAGTACAAGAAGATCGCCGCCATCTACAAGACCTACCAGGAGTACATCGTCGAGAACAATCTGGTCGACTTCGACGACCTTCTGATGCTCACCTACGAACTGCTCGACACCCACAACGACCTGCGCCGGGCCACCAGCGAACGCTACCGCTACATCATGGTCGACGAATACCAGGACACCAACGAACTGCAGCTGCAGCTGCTGATGAAACTCTGCGACACCCACACCAACCTCTGCGTCGTGGGCGACGACGACCAGAGCATCTACGGCTGGCGGGGCGCCAACATCCGCAACATCCTCGAATTCGAAAAGATGTTCGACGACACCCGCGTCGTCAAACTCGAAAACAACTACCGCTCCACCAGCGAGATTCTCGAAGCCGCCAACCTCCTCATCCAGCACAACCGGAACCGGCTGGGCAAGGTGCTCAAAAGCACCAAAGGGAGCGGCAAGCCGGTGGAGATTTTCCAGAGTGCCGACGAAAACGAAGAGTCGGACAAGATCGCCCGGGCGGTCAAACAACTCATCGACAGCGGTGTGCCTGCCGGGGAGATCGCCGTCCTCTACCGCATCAACGCCCTCTCCCGCTCCCTGGAGGAGGGGCTGGGCCGCGCCGGCATCGCCTACCAGCTCGTCGGCGGCGTGCGCTTCTACGAACGGGCCGAAATCAAAGACGCCATCAGCTACCTGCGCATCATCGCCAACAGCCACGACGACTTCAGCTTCAAACGGGTCATCAACCGCCCCAAACGGGGGATCGGCAAGGCGACGGTGGACAAGATCGAAAAGGCGGCCTACGAAAAACGGCTCTCTTTGTACCAGTTTCTCAGCGAAACCCCCAAAAGCGAACTCTCCAAACTGCTCAGCAAAAAGGCCTACGCCTCCATCAACCGTTTCATCAACGACCTGGAGATTTTGCAGGAGACGCTGGAGCACTCCATCATGGGCTTCATCGACCAGTTCGACAAGACCATCGGCCTCAAGGAGTACTACGCCTCCCTCCCCGACGGCATGGAGCGGGTCTTGAACCTGGATGAATTCTACGGCCTCTTCCGGGACATGGTCAAGAAAAACCCCGACCTCACCCTCGACGCTTTCCTCAATGAAATCTCCCTCCAGAGCGACCAGGACCAGATCAAGGGGGAGCAGATCTCCATCATGAGCGTCCACGCCTCCAAAGGGCTGGAGTTCACCCACCTCTTCGTCATCGGGATGGAGGAGGAGTTCTTCCCCCTTCTGGGCGACGGGTGCGACATGGAGGAGGAGCGGCGGCTCGGGTATGTGGCGATGACCCGCGCCAAAGAGAGCCTGACCCTCTCGACGGTGCAGAGCCGTTTCCACAAAGGGCGCCGGAAACATCTGGAGAAGAGCCGTTTCCTCACCGAAGCGGGGCTGCTCAAAGGGGCCCTCTCCATCGAAAAGAGTACCGGCTACAAAAAGGGAGACCTGGTCAAACACAAGCTCTTCGGCATCGGCCGCGTCCTGGAAGTGACCCGTGCCGGACGGGACTACAAACTCAAAATCAATTTCGGGGGCAACCGACGGGACATCCTCTCCTCCTTCGTGGAGAAGGTTTGA
- the truB gene encoding tRNA pseudouridine(55) synthase TruB: MKCANRLFVARKPMFVGSNSFLSQIKRRYGVKKAGFSGTLDPFACGVLIIAFGQYTKLFRFLKKTPKTYRATLWLGTESETLDIEGVTAVEKVPPFDPAHIRQTLESFRGPFTYTPPKFSARKVGGKRAYDLARRGESVDLAQTTSQIVDIRLLHYRHPFVTFEADVSEGTYIRSLAEAVARRLGVPGALSYLERLREGVFVYEKEKPLDPLAVLEPPRNRYLGDPKDLILGRKLRSDRFENPTPGLYTVVFEPFFAIIEIKKSGEVAYLLNKVQLCSY, encoded by the coding sequence ATGAAATGCGCTAACCGGTTGTTCGTCGCCCGCAAGCCGATGTTCGTAGGCTCCAACAGCTTCCTTTCGCAGATCAAACGCCGCTACGGCGTCAAAAAGGCGGGCTTTTCTGGGACCCTGGACCCCTTCGCCTGCGGGGTGCTCATTATCGCCTTCGGGCAGTATACGAAACTCTTCCGCTTTCTGAAAAAGACGCCCAAAACCTACCGCGCCACCCTCTGGCTGGGAACTGAAAGCGAAACCCTGGATATCGAAGGCGTGACGGCGGTCGAAAAGGTCCCCCCGTTCGATCCCGCCCATATTCGCCAAACCCTCGAAAGCTTCCGCGGTCCCTTTACCTACACGCCCCCAAAATTCAGTGCCCGGAAAGTGGGAGGAAAGCGCGCCTACGACCTGGCCAGACGGGGGGAATCGGTCGATCTCGCCCAAACAACCTCCCAAATCGTCGATATCCGGCTTCTGCACTACCGCCACCCTTTCGTCACGTTCGAAGCGGATGTCTCGGAGGGCACCTACATCCGCTCCCTGGCGGAAGCGGTCGCACGGAGACTGGGAGTGCCCGGCGCATTGAGCTACCTGGAGCGGCTGCGGGAGGGGGTTTTTGTTTACGAAAAGGAAAAACCCCTCGACCCGCTGGCGGTGCTGGAGCCGCCGCGCAACCGCTACCTTGGTGATCCCAAGGACCTTATTCTTGGACGAAAACTGCGAAGCGACCGTTTCGAGAATCCGACACCCGGCCTCTATACCGTGGTTTTTGAGCCTTTTTTCGCTATCATAGAGATCAAAAAGAGCGGGGAGGTCGCCTACCTGCTCAACAAGGTTCAACTATGCTCGTACTGA
- the csrA gene encoding carbon storage regulator CsrA yields MLVLTRKTDEAIRIGDDIVVKIVSIDKNSVRIGIEAPADVPILREELVQAVSEENIRAAKETSDELLGSLSKQLKHP; encoded by the coding sequence ATGCTCGTACTGACCCGCAAAACGGACGAGGCGATCCGCATCGGCGACGATATCGTCGTCAAAATCGTCTCCATCGACAAGAACAGTGTCCGCATCGGCATCGAAGCGCCCGCCGATGTGCCGATTCTGCGGGAGGAGCTCGTTCAGGCCGTCAGCGAAGAGAATATCAGGGCCGCCAAAGAGACCTCCGACGAGCTTCTGGGCAGCCTCTCGAAACAGCTCAAACACCCCTGA
- a CDS encoding 4-(cytidine 5'-diphospho)-2-C-methyl-D-erythritol kinase: MQFKAPAKVNIFLKITGIRGGYHELRSRFVRVESLYDTLTFVKKRRPSPGFKLASSHPLPQVNTLTKAYDLLQKAAPGIETFFEEHKLVLTKRIPQGAGLGGGSSDAATFLLAANELCGLHMSRENLAKIGECIGADVPFFVFGYPSANVEGIGEKIEPFEEEVPELKLFTPPLHCDTGMVYRTFRENFIETVRPENGREWLWKRSEEILKEVKPEDANDLYRAALLIYPRLRQYGEPGYFFSGSGSTFFAPEETSNAFALG; the protein is encoded by the coding sequence ATGCAGTTCAAAGCACCCGCCAAAGTCAACATCTTCCTCAAAATCACCGGCATTCGGGGCGGCTACCACGAGCTGCGCTCCCGCTTCGTACGCGTCGAGAGCCTTTACGACACACTCACCTTCGTCAAAAAGCGCCGCCCTTCGCCCGGCTTCAAACTCGCCTCTTCCCATCCCCTGCCCCAGGTCAACACCCTCACCAAAGCCTACGACCTGCTGCAAAAGGCCGCGCCGGGCATCGAAACTTTTTTCGAAGAGCACAAACTGGTACTCACCAAACGGATCCCCCAGGGAGCGGGGCTGGGCGGCGGCAGTTCCGACGCCGCCACCTTCCTCCTGGCGGCCAACGAGCTCTGCGGCCTCCATATGAGCAGGGAGAATCTGGCGAAGATCGGAGAGTGCATCGGCGCCGATGTCCCCTTCTTCGTCTTCGGCTACCCCAGCGCCAACGTGGAGGGGATAGGAGAGAAGATTGAACCCTTCGAAGAGGAGGTTCCGGAACTGAAACTCTTCACGCCGCCGCTGCACTGCGACACGGGAATGGTCTACCGGACATTCAGGGAAAATTTCATCGAAACAGTTAGACCAGAAAACGGGAGGGAGTGGCTATGGAAAAGAAGTGAGGAAATTTTGAAAGAGGTTAAACCGGAGGATGCGAACGACCTCTACCGGGCTGCCCTCCTCATCTACCCGCGACTTCGGCAGTACGGTGAGCCCGGCTATTTCTTCAGCGGCAGCGGCAGCACCTTTTTTGCTCCCGAAGAGACCTCCAACGCTTTTGCATTAGGGTGA
- the smpB gene encoding SsrA-binding protein SmpB: MPIKVVAKNKKAFHDYEILEKLEAGIELKGSEVKSIRMGRVNLKDSYVRIVKGEAWVFGMHISFLDTTNPHYKPDEKRPRRLLLHRKQIDKWYGRVKQEGLAIVPLMLYFNEKNKAKLQIALAKGKKLHDKRETLKRKTAEREAQMAMKQRY; the protein is encoded by the coding sequence ATGCCAATCAAAGTCGTCGCCAAAAACAAAAAAGCCTTTCACGATTACGAAATTCTCGAAAAATTGGAAGCGGGCATCGAGCTGAAGGGGAGCGAAGTGAAGTCGATCCGCATGGGGCGGGTCAACCTCAAGGACAGCTATGTGCGCATCGTCAAGGGGGAAGCCTGGGTCTTTGGAATGCACATCTCCTTCCTGGACACCACCAACCCCCACTACAAACCCGACGAAAAGCGCCCCCGCCGCCTCCTGCTGCACCGAAAACAGATCGACAAATGGTACGGCCGCGTCAAGCAGGAGGGGCTGGCCATCGTTCCGCTGATGCTCTATTTCAACGAAAAGAACAAGGCCAAACTTCAGATCGCCCTGGCGAAAGGGAAAAAGCTCCACGACAAGCGGGAGACCCTCAAGCGCAAAACCGCCGAGCGGGAAGCCCAGATGGCGATGAAACAGCGCTACTGA